In Syntrophomonas wolfei subsp. wolfei str. Goettingen G311, a single window of DNA contains:
- a CDS encoding RrF2 family transcriptional regulator has translation MQITRQTEYAIKILIELAKSPFGELIPSKLIAEQQDIPGMFLQKTVQLLSRAGLVSTQRGIQGGVRLTVSADKITIANVITAIEGPLALNLCLSPGYSCPNMTDCQVRHILGRAQAALLHELQQESIADIVEGKLAK, from the coding sequence ATGCAGATCACACGCCAGACCGAATATGCTATTAAGATATTAATTGAACTTGCTAAATCTCCTTTTGGAGAATTGATACCCAGCAAGCTTATTGCCGAGCAACAGGATATACCCGGCATGTTTTTGCAAAAGACGGTGCAACTTTTATCACGGGCTGGATTAGTCAGTACGCAACGGGGTATTCAAGGGGGGGTGAGGCTAACAGTATCTGCAGACAAAATTACTATTGCTAATGTGATAACTGCAATTGAAGGACCTCTAGCTTTAAATCTTTGTTTATCGCCGGGTTATTCTTGTCCTAATATGACAGATTGCCAGGTGAGACATATTTTGGGGCGAGCCCAGGCGGCTTTGTTGCACGAATTACAGCAGGAAAGTATAGCGGATATAGTAGAAGGGAAACTGGCCAAGTGA